The Blastopirellula sediminis sequence TGCGAGTAGGTCATATAGACGCTCGCCTTGTCGTCGTTTGACAAGTGCGTAATCGGCGACGCATCTTTCATCAGCTTGCGGACCGCGTCGGTTTCGACTTCCGCTTCGTTCTTCAGGCCGTAGAACTGCGGTAGCGCGTCATGCGCGACGAGATCAGGAACGCCAAACCACTCGCGATAGGTGAAAAGGTCGTAGGTCGATTGTCCCCCCATCGTTCCGGCGGCCAAGATGCGGGTCGACTCACGAGCAATCGGATCTTCGCTCTTGGGGTCGGCCAGGTCGTCATGAAACGCGAGCCAGAGACTGATCCCGGCGCCGGCCGAACCGCCAAAGCAGACGATGCGCTGCGGATCGATGTTCCATTCTTTCGCGCGGTGGCGAATCGTTTGCAGCGCTCGCGCCGCGTCGTGCATCATGATCGGATAGGGGCCTGCGTCGGACAACCGATAGTTGAGCGACGCAAAGGCGACTCCCTGATTCAGGTAGACTTTCGCCGCGTCAGGATTCATGCCGGACTTGTCGCCGCCGCGAAAACCGCCGCCATGGATGAAGATGACCAGCGGCGTCGGCTCTTTCGCGTCCGGGACAGTCCAGAGATCGAAACGTTGCTTGGCATGTTCGCCGTATGCGACGTCGGCATGCGTCGGCGGAACTTTGGCTCGCGTGGTCTGCGACATGGCGCGACGCTTGTCGCGATAGGTCCGCGCCTCGTCGAGCGTCAAAACGCCATCTTTGTTCGCATCGGCATCGGGGAAGCGTTTGAGAAGTTCTGCGAGTCGAGCGTCGACGTCCTGACGCTCTTGGGCGTCATCTTGGGCAAACGCAAGCGAACTGGTCGCCAGACAAGTCAGACACAACACCAAGGTTCGTAGCATCTTCATCGAGGGTCTCAAGTGCGCCGGGGGAAGGAAGCCAAAGTCCAAAAAACGCCGCAGACTTATCATTTCGCCGTTGGTTCCATTGTCGTCGCCTCGGCTCGCGTTACAACTCCGTCCCTATTTTTGTCGAACGTTTGCAAGAGACGCACCCCTCGCGGATTGTCCGCTTCCTGGCTGTCGACCTTTCCGTCTTGATTGACGTCGAGTCGGGCGAAGACCCGCGCAATCCGGTCGCTGTCGGGCGCCGTCGGTCGGTTGGGGCGACTGCCGGAAGAACGAGGGGCGGGGACGCTGGTCGTCTCTTTAACTGGCGTCTGGAAATGCTTCGCGATGAAAGCAACCGCCTTGCCGGCCGCTTCGTCCGTTTCCGGAATCGCCGGGCTCCCAAAGTAGAAGCCGTGCGGTCCGTTCTTCGGCAGGAAGGTTTCGACCTCCTTCTCCGCTTGCTTGAGCACCTTCACGTAGGCTTCAATCACCGAAGGGGGTGAGCTCCAGTCGTTTTGTCCACTCACCAGAAGTAGCGGACAACGGATCTTGTCCGCTTCCGAGAAGATGGTGGGACCCGGCGTGGGATTGCCGCGAGCGAGCACTCGCTCCAGCGCCGGGCTCAGTTTATAGCCGGTCGCTTTCGCCTTGGCGACTTCCTCCAGATTGATCGCCGGCGGAGCGCAGGCGATCGCACAGGTCAGGTCATAGCGAGCAGCGATGCGAATCGTATTGTGAGCCCCATGGCTGCCGCCGATCATCGCGACGCGCGTTTTGTCGATGAACGGGAGCTTCTTGATCGTTTCGAGCGCAAGCCCGGCATCTTCCCATTCAATCGGAGCGAATTCAGCGCGAGGACGGAAGTCGATCGAATAGATGGCCCAGCCTTGCGCCAGGAAGTTAGCGGTCGGCGCTCCCCGCATTCGTCCGAGCGAGTGCGTTCCTTTTTCAGACTGTCCGCCGCCGTGAATCATCACGACGACCGGAAACGGGCCGTCGCCGGGCGGCTTTCTTAGGTAGGCGGCGATCGGTTCTCCGCCGACGCCGTGGTATTGCGTCGCCATGCCGAGCGATCCATCCGAGAGCGTCTCCCAGTTGTCGTTCTGAGCGACCTTGTTTTCTGATCGCTGTTCTTCGGCGAATGCGAGGCAATTAGGAAACGTGACGACCGCCAAGACGATCAGGCTGGAAAGATGAGCGGCGGAGTAACTGGAACGCGAAAGCATAAGGTCATTCCCCCTGATGTTGTTTTAGTTGCGGACTTCAATCATGCGGCGCATCGACTCGCCGACCATTTCGACAAAGCGGCGCAGCGGCGGCTCGATTTCGCCGAACGCTTGGGCGCGAGCGACGCGCATCATCACGCCGTGGCATTGAATCGCCAGCAGCAGCGGATCCTCTTCACGCACGAGCCCCATTCGTTGCCCCCGCTCGATCACGCGCTGCATGGCGCTCGTGGCGGTCGGAAACTTGCTAGAGAGCTGCACGTGGACGCGGTCACCTAACTGCAGCGCCACGAAGTAGAGATCCCAGTCGTCGTCAAACAGGCCGAACGAGAGTTCGACGATCTGCTGAAGCTGCGCGAACGGGTCGCCGTCCGCTTCGGCGATTTCGGCGGCGGCACGTCCCAGCGGTTCGACCGCTCGCAGGATGAGCGTCTCGATCAGTTCGTCTTTGCTGGGGAAGTGGTAGTGAAGCGTCCCGTTGGAGACCCCGGCCCCTTGGGCGATTTGCCGGAGGTTGGTTTCGGCGATTCCATGCTTGGCGCACAGGCTGGCGGCGGCGCGCAAGATAGAGTCTTTGCGATCGGTAGGCGCAATGTTTTTGTTCACAAGTCTCAGCCAATTAGGCAGTTAAGGTTTTCTGTCGGGCGCACGCCCGAATACGCCTGAGAGTGTAAACGCCGGTCAGCCGCAAGAGTGTTGGAGAAAAGAGAATTTTTTAGAGGTAGCCGCTATGCCAGGCGCAGATCGGGGCGCCGGAGATCGCAACGGCGCCGCCGTTCACAGCTCAACCGACGGTCGCTCATCCAAAAAATAAGAACGATTCGAGCGGACCAACCAGCAATTCGAGGTTCGCTTTGAGAGCCTGGAGCCCGGTGCTGTTCAGGAGATAGTTTTCAAACGCGAAGCAATCGGGCGGGGTCGAATAGGTCCAAACGCAGAAGCCGACGCGGTATTTTCGAAATTGCATCCCGCCATCGTCGTCGGTTTCAAACTCCAGTTCCCCTTGGCCGATTTCGACCGACAAGCGATTGAGGATCACGTCGCCGTGCACTTCCGACGGAATCTCGGTCCGCTGGATTTCTTGCAATTGCTCGCCGAAGGCCGACGAATCTTCGTCGAGCACCAGCGTCGAATTGGGCAACAACAGCGGCGGCAGGCAATGCGGCGTTACCAGCAGATTTCGAACTTCGACGTCGACGCCGGGGCGATCGTCATGCGGATCAAAGGGGCGACGGAAAACCCACGTGATCGACTTCATGCCGAGCACTTCAGGCAGTTCCGCTGCGATGTAGCCAAGGTCGATCCCCTTCGCATCGCCGATGAGCCAGTAGGTGGTAGTAATCGACATGAAATCTATCCGTCGTTTCGCACGAGGCTTCCTCTTCGCGCTAAGACGCCATTGTGAAATAGATTAGAAGTCAGGATTCAGGCGCCCTCGCGATTGGGGGCGGCGAAAAGTGTAGCTGGTCACTATACTATTGCTGTTCCCTGTTTGCGAGGCATTCGCCGTGGCGGCGCCCTAATTATTTGTCGGCCGGGAAGATTGCGGAAAACGTCAGCAGGCTCGCGTCGCCGATGTCGCCGGGCGCAGCAGCAATCGAAAAGCGTTGCCGCCAGCTGGCGAGAATACCGCTGCGCACGCGTGGTGAAGAATCTAGGCCGTTGCGACGAGTCGGAAGAGACGAACTTCGTCATCAGCGTTGAAAAGACGGTCTACTCGGTTACTTAGTGCAAGAAAAACGGCGGCGGCCAGCCGTAGTGCATCGCGGAGAAGATTTTCTGCGAGACACTCAGTCGGCCGCGACTAGCGTTTCTTCGCCGGCTTTTTCCGTTCAAAGTTGAACTCGCCACCGTTGGGGGAGGCTTCGATTTCGCTCGGTTCGATTTCCATGCCGATGAACTTGCTCGGTGCGGCTTGCGCGGCGTCGAAGGTATCAGCCTGAAGGGGCGCACTGTTGTTGGAGGTGATTTTCGCGATTTAGCAGGCAGTCAGCTTTCGCTGGTTTGCGTTGGACGTACGAGCTACGACTCGCGGGGGAATTCCCATCCTTCGCGTTGACTGGTGGTGAGCAGCGCATTGGCTTCCGGTGAGTCGTCGAACTGCTTTGCCGCCTCGTTCCAGGTGACGTTGCCGTTCAAACGAACGGCGACGTTTCCAAGCAGGCATAGCGACGTGAGTTTTGCCCCGTAAGAGAAAGGGCACGTGGTTGTTCCGCCGCTGCGAATCGCGGCGAGCCACTCTTGGTGATGATTGTTGGGGTCTTCCATCGCCAGCGGCGAAAGTTGGAAGCCGTCGGTCGCAGTTCCCGGCACGATCTGGGGCATGCCGCCAAACTTGCCGGCGTAGACCTTCGCCTGCTCGGCGATGATCAGGATGCCGTCGTCAGGAACGTGTGCGACGCCGACCACTTCGGCGGATGGTTTTTGTCCGCCGTCGTACCAGGTGATTGGAATCGGCGCGGCGTCTTCGCAAGCGACCAGGTACTTCACCACGCTCCAGCTGGGAGGCGATTCGCTGGAACCGTCCCCCGAAGTTTCGACCGAGATTGCCGTCGGCGCGGTCAGGGGCAAGCCGCTGACGATTGGATCGAGCAAATGACAGCCGTTGTCTCCCAGCGCGCCGCTGCCGAAATCCCAGTGCCCGCGCCACTGCATCGGATGATAGCCGGGCGCATACGGTCGCATCGGCGATCCGCTGATCCAAAGATCCCAGTCAAGCCACTCCGGTATTGGAAATTCGCCGGTCGGACGAGAAACGCCCTGGGGCCAGAAGGGCGCCGTCGACCAGACGTGGATTGCGGCGATCTTACCGAGTTCGCCGGACTGCAAGATTTGTCGCAACCGGCGATAGCCTCGTTTGGCGTGATGCTGAACGCCGAACTGCGTGACGACTTGCGACTTGGCCGCGGCGGCGGCCATCGTTTGGCAATCGGCGTAATTGTTGGAGAGAGGCTTCTCGCAGTAGACGTGCAGGCCATGCTCGATCGCCAACAGACTGGCGAGGGCGTGCGTATGGTCGGGCGAACTGATCACCACGCCGTCGAGCTCGGCCGTAGCGAACATCTCGCGAAAGTCGCGGTAGTTGGCGGCGTTTGGAAAGCGGGATTTCGCCTCAGTAAGGTAGCGATCGTCGACGTCGCAGAGAGCGGCAACTTCTTCCCCTTGGCACAGGATCAGGTTGCTGAAGCCTTGATTACCGACCCCGATAAAGCCGAGCCGGAGCCGCTCGCTGGGCGATTTGGCCGAGATTGGCTGCGGCGCAGAGCCGGCGAAAAGGGCGGCGGAGCTTCCTAAAAGGAGCGTTCGACGGGAAATACGGTCGCTCACCGGGCGTTCCCCCTCTTGTCGCCAACTCCCTTAGGGCCGAATCTAATAGATTGGTTTCGCTCGCTTACACGAAGAGAATCGCTTTGAACGAAGTTCCCCCGCCGGCCCCGAAATTCGCCACGCTCCAGGAAGCGCTGACCGCGCATGGAGCGCCGCTCGACGAAGCGATCGCCGCTGAGCTCGATAGGTACGTGCAGGTGGTGTGGGAAATGAATCAAAGTTTGAATCTCACGCGTCATACCGACTACGACCGCTTCGTCGCGCGGGATGTGCTCGATAGTCTCGCTTTGGCGGGACAGCTGAAGCCGGGGGATGAGATCCTCGATCTCGGATCCGGCGGCGGCGTCCCCGGCGTCATCATCGCCATTCTACGCCCTGACGTTCAGGTTTCTTTGTGCGATTCGGTGACGAAAAAGGCGAAAGCGCTGGAAGAGATCGTCAGTCGTTTGGGACTTCCGGTCCCGGTCTACCATGCTCGAGCCGAGGATTTGCTCGAAGATTTCCGCTACAACGCGATCGTTTGTCGCGCCGTCGCCCCCCTGAAGAAGTTGCTGACATGGCTCGCCCCCCATTGGGCCTCTTTTGATCAGCTGCTGGCCATCAAGGGGGGGAAATGGGTCGAAGAACGGAACGAAGCCCGGCATTTCGGGCTGTTGAACAATCTTCAGCTCCGGAAAGAGGTCGAATACGAGACCCCAGGGAACGATCATCCGAGCGTGGTTTTGAAGATTTGGCCGGCTGGACGGAAAGAACCGTAAATTTCGGTCCATCTTCGACTTACCAATCGGTTGACGCGACTACTGTTTCCGAAGCATGATACATGATGAGGGAACTCGTCCTCGGGGATAATGCGCGCGACGTCCAAAGCTATTCTGACGTCGCTCCATTCCTTATATTCTGACTTTTCGTCAAAAACTGCGCTCGCAGCGACTTATCGCGTTCGGGAGGATTGCGCCTTGGCTGGAACACTCGGAGACTTCGCGGAAAATCTGATTCGACGTGGAATCGTCGGCCCCGATCAGCTGGCCGAAGCGGAGCAACTGGCGGACAAGAAAAAGATGCAGGTCCATGACGCGCTGGTCGCGCTCGGTTATGCGAGCGGCAGCGACGTGATGAAGGCGCTCGCCCAGGAGCACGGCCTCGAATACATCGACCTCGACTCGGTCCTGATCAACCCGTCGGCGGTCGAACTGGTTCCCGAATCGGTCGCCCGCGAAAACGTCATCATGCCGATGTCGGAAGAGGACGGGGCCCTGCGGGTGATCGTCAGCAACCCGTTCGACCTGGAGGCGTTCGATAAGCTCCGGTTTATCTTGAACCGCAAGGTCGAGATTGCCCTCGCCCCCCGCGAAAACATCCTGGAATCGATCAACCGCTATTACGGCCAGCAGGAAGGCGAATCGGCGGATACGATGCTCCAGGAATTCACCGATACGGCGATCGACTTTACCGACACGATGCAGGAGGACACCCAGACCTATTCCGAGGTCTCGGCGGTCGACGACAACTCGGCCCCGGTGGTCCGCCTGGTCCAGCTGATGATTAACGAGGCGGTCCAGCTGCGCGCCTCCGACATTCACGTCGAACCGTTTGAGGACCGGGTCCGGATTCGTTACCGGATCGACGGCGTGCTCGTCGAGCGGGATAGCCCCCCCCGGCGTATGTTGGGCGCGCTTATTTCGCGTATTAAGATTCTCGCCGGGATCGACATCGCCGAACGCCGCCGTTGTCAGGACGGTCGTATCAAGGCGGACGTTGGTACCAAAGAGATCGACCTTCGTGTCAATGTGATACCAACCAATCATGGTCAATCGATCGTGATGCGTATTCTGGATAAGGATAGTATTAAAGTGGGGATTCGGCAGCTTGGTCTGTCGGAAGCCTCCTTCCAGAAGTTCCAGAGTCTCATCAAACGGCCGAACGGCATCATTCTGGTTACCGGACCGACCGGTTCCGGAAAGACGACCACGCTCTACGCCGCGCTCAACGAATTGAACCGCCCTGACTGCAAGATCATCACGGCCGAGGATCCGGTCGAGTACTACTTGCCGGGGATCAATCAGACGCAGGTCCGCCACGACATCGGGCTCGACTTCGCCCGGATCATTCGCGCGATGTTGCGTCAGGCGCCGAATATCATCCTGGTGGGTGAAATGCGCGATCGTGAGACGGCTTCGATGGGAATTCAAGCATCTTTAACTGGACACTTGGTTTTCAGTACTCTACACACGAACGATGCGCCCGGTTCTATTACACGTCTGGTCGACATGGGGGTTCCCCCCTATCTCGTCGCGAGTACAATTATTGGGGTGCTTGCACAGCGTTTGGTGCGGATTATCTGCGACAAATGCAAGACGCCGTTTACCCCCAGCGACGCGGTTTTGGAGCAAGCCGGCATCTCTGCCGAGCAGGCTGCAACGGCCACGTTCATGAAGGGACGCGGCTGCGGCAACTGCCAGCGGAGCGGATATAAGGGACGTCGCGGTATCTTTGAATTGATGCCGATGTCCGCGAAAATCCGGGAGCTAGCGTTCGAGGGAGCGTCGACTCAAGAGATTCGGCGAGCCGCCGTTGGGCTGGGGATGGCGACGTTGTATGACGACGGCATCGTCAAAGCCATGAAGGGGCTCACCACCCTTGAGGAGGTGTTCCGCGTCGCTAAGCAAGTCGAGAAATAAACTCGGCGTATCCTACTCAGTTGTCGCAGCGGGTGTAGATTACGCCTGCGGGCAGGGTCGGACCGTTTTTGCGAAATGCGCCACAATTCTGGCCATTTCCTTGAGTTGGCTGGCCGCGACGTAAAAATGACAACGATCCGCCAGCTTTCCTATCCCTTTTCCATATACCTCATCCACGGAACAGAACGGATCGCACGACGACATATCCCTCTCCGAGGCGACGCCTCTGGTAGATGGCCCCGAATAGATGGTACGTCGAACGTGATTCATTCCTAAAACCAATACAGAACAGTGACCGGCGCGTCTTCCAAGGCGGAACTCTCGTTCGGCGCTCGCTGTCGTTTTGGCGTCCCTTTCGTCACTGGAAGTGATGCGTTTTCTTGTTGAACGCGTAAAAGGATTCGTATGGCAACGGTTCTGATCGACAAGCTGCTCCAAGCCGCCGTGAAGCAAGGCGCGAGCGATATTCATATAACCGTCGGACAGCCGCCGGTGTTTCGCTTGCATGGCCGGATGCGACAGCTCGATACGAAATCGCTCACTCCGGAAGACACCGTTTCGCTGATGAAGAGCATCTCGCCGGAACGCTGCCAGCGGGAGTTGCAGGAATCGGGAAGCGCGGACTTTGGTTTCGCGTTCAGCGACCTGGCCCGTTTCCGCGTGTCGGTCTTCCGTCAGCGCGGCAACATCTCGATGGTGTTGCGTCAGATTCCGAACTCGATGTTGACGCCGGAGCAGCTCGGCTTGCCGGACAAGGTGATCGAGCTTTGCAAGCGTCCGCGCGGTCTCTTCCTGGTGACGGGGCCGACCGGTTCCGGTAAGAGTACGACGCTCGCCAGCGTGATCAACAACATCAACGAGACGGTCGACCATCACATCATCACGATCGAAGACCCGATCGAATTTTATCACTACCACAAGAAGTCGACGGTCAATCAGCGTGAAGTGGGCGTGGACGTCCCCTCCTTCGCCGAAGCGATTCGTCGTGCGTTGCGTCAGGACCCGGACGTGATCCTCGTCGGCGAAATGCGCGACTTGGAAACGATTGAAGCGGCCATCACCGCGGCGGAAACGGGGCACGTGGTGTTCGGCACGCTCCATACCAACAGCGCCGCCGGTACGATCAACCGTATTATCGACGTGTTCCCGACCAACCAGCAGGACCAGATTCGCACGCAGCTGGGCGAAGGTTTGATCGGCGTGTTGTCGCAGACCCTTTGCCCCCGGATCGGCGGCGGTCGTTGTGCGGCTTACGAACTGCTCAACTGCACCTCCGGCATCAAGAACCTGATCCGCGAAAACAAAGTGTTCCGTATTCCGTCGATGATTCAGACCGGCGCCAAGCACGGCATGATCCTGATGGACGACTCCCTCTACAACTTGTGGAAAGCGGAGAAGGTGTCGCAGGAAGAAGCGCTGGGCAAAGCGCACGATCCGACGTCGCTGGCCAAGCGCATCGCCGACGCCCGACGCGGACTTGATTACGAAGAGCCGGCCGAATCGTCGGCTCACTAAATGCACAAGTGAAAAGCAGCCAAGACTTACTTCCCTCATCAAGACGTAGCTAAACAGCAGTAGCAGCAAGGACTTATCTATGGCGATTCGACGCCTGGGACAGATTCTGGTCGACTTAGGGTTCATCAGCGATGAACAGCTGGTGCTGCTGCTGGAAGAGCAGGAGCAACAAGCCGAGCATCAGCCGATCGGCAAAATCGCCGAAGACATGAACCTGATCACCGATGATCAGCTAGTTCAAGCGCTGGCCGAACAGCTCGGCATGCAGGTCATCAGTCTCGACGACGTGTCGATCCCTGGCGACCTGTTGGCTCGCGTCACCGAGCCGATGGCGCAGCTCTACAAGGTGATCCCGGTCGCGTTCGACGAAGACATGAACGAACTGACGGTCGCGACATGCGAACCGCAGAACTTGTCGACGCAGGACGAATTGCGGCAGTTCCTCGGCTATTCGATTCGGATCGTCGTCGCCACCGAACGCGATATCCAGAAGACGCTCGACCGCTATTACTCGCAAGACACCGAAAGCTTCGAGAGCCTGGTTCACGATCTCGAGGCGGACGCCAGTCTGGCGAAAGCGGCCCAGGCCCTGATGGGGGACGGCCCGATCGATATTACGGACGCCGAAGCGCTGGCCGACAGCGCCCCGGTCCGCAAGCTGCTGAACATGGTTCTGCTGATGGCGATCAAGGACCATGCGAGCGACATTCACTTTGAGCCGTTTGAAGAG is a genomic window containing:
- a CDS encoding alpha/beta hydrolase, yielding MKMLRTLVLCLTCLATSSLAFAQDDAQERQDVDARLAELLKRFPDADANKDGVLTLDEARTYRDKRRAMSQTTRAKVPPTHADVAYGEHAKQRFDLWTVPDAKEPTPLVIFIHGGGFRGGDKSGMNPDAAKVYLNQGVAFASLNYRLSDAGPYPIMMHDAARALQTIRHRAKEWNIDPQRIVCFGGSAGAGISLWLAFHDDLADPKSEDPIARESTRILAAGTMGGQSTYDLFTYREWFGVPDLVAHDALPQFYGLKNEAEVETDAVRKLMKDASPITHLSNDDKASVYMTYSQGNVPVTVDTPQNVWVHHVLLGLKLKEAMDKQELECIVTAPGVTAGKDPYGSMTAFLIKKAKGE
- a CDS encoding alpha/beta hydrolase encodes the protein MLSRSSYSAAHLSSLIVLAVVTFPNCLAFAEEQRSENKVAQNDNWETLSDGSLGMATQYHGVGGEPIAAYLRKPPGDGPFPVVVMIHGGGQSEKGTHSLGRMRGAPTANFLAQGWAIYSIDFRPRAEFAPIEWEDAGLALETIKKLPFIDKTRVAMIGGSHGAHNTIRIAARYDLTCAIACAPPAINLEEVAKAKATGYKLSPALERVLARGNPTPGPTIFSEADKIRCPLLLVSGQNDWSSPPSVIEAYVKVLKQAEKEVETFLPKNGPHGFYFGSPAIPETDEAAGKAVAFIAKHFQTPVKETTSVPAPRSSGSRPNRPTAPDSDRIARVFARLDVNQDGKVDSQEADNPRGVRLLQTFDKNRDGVVTRAEATTMEPTAK
- a CDS encoding TetR/AcrR family transcriptional regulator yields the protein MNKNIAPTDRKDSILRAAASLCAKHGIAETNLRQIAQGAGVSNGTLHYHFPSKDELIETLILRAVEPLGRAAAEIAEADGDPFAQLQQIVELSFGLFDDDWDLYFVALQLGDRVHVQLSSKFPTATSAMQRVIERGQRMGLVREEDPLLLAIQCHGVMMRVARAQAFGEIEPPLRRFVEMVGESMRRMIEVRN
- a CDS encoding Gfo/Idh/MocA family protein, with the protein product MSDRISRRTLLLGSSAALFAGSAPQPISAKSPSERLRLGFIGVGNQGFSNLILCQGEEVAALCDVDDRYLTEAKSRFPNAANYRDFREMFATAELDGVVISSPDHTHALASLLAIEHGLHVYCEKPLSNNYADCQTMAAAAAKSQVVTQFGVQHHAKRGYRRLRQILQSGELGKIAAIHVWSTAPFWPQGVSRPTGEFPIPEWLDWDLWISGSPMRPYAPGYHPMQWRGHWDFGSGALGDNGCHLLDPIVSGLPLTAPTAISVETSGDGSSESPPSWSVVKYLVACEDAAPIPITWYDGGQKPSAEVVGVAHVPDDGILIIAEQAKVYAGKFGGMPQIVPGTATDGFQLSPLAMEDPNNHHQEWLAAIRSGGTTTCPFSYGAKLTSLCLLGNVAVRLNGNVTWNEAAKQFDDSPEANALLTTSQREGWEFPRES
- the rsmG gene encoding 16S rRNA (guanine(527)-N(7))-methyltransferase RsmG, with amino-acid sequence MNEVPPPAPKFATLQEALTAHGAPLDEAIAAELDRYVQVVWEMNQSLNLTRHTDYDRFVARDVLDSLALAGQLKPGDEILDLGSGGGVPGVIIAILRPDVQVSLCDSVTKKAKALEEIVSRLGLPVPVYHARAEDLLEDFRYNAIVCRAVAPLKKLLTWLAPHWASFDQLLAIKGGKWVEERNEARHFGLLNNLQLRKEVEYETPGNDHPSVVLKIWPAGRKEP
- a CDS encoding GspE/PulE family protein, whose product is MAGTLGDFAENLIRRGIVGPDQLAEAEQLADKKKMQVHDALVALGYASGSDVMKALAQEHGLEYIDLDSVLINPSAVELVPESVARENVIMPMSEEDGALRVIVSNPFDLEAFDKLRFILNRKVEIALAPRENILESINRYYGQQEGESADTMLQEFTDTAIDFTDTMQEDTQTYSEVSAVDDNSAPVVRLVQLMINEAVQLRASDIHVEPFEDRVRIRYRIDGVLVERDSPPRRMLGALISRIKILAGIDIAERRRCQDGRIKADVGTKEIDLRVNVIPTNHGQSIVMRILDKDSIKVGIRQLGLSEASFQKFQSLIKRPNGIILVTGPTGSGKTTTLYAALNELNRPDCKIITAEDPVEYYLPGINQTQVRHDIGLDFARIIRAMLRQAPNIILVGEMRDRETASMGIQASLTGHLVFSTLHTNDAPGSITRLVDMGVPPYLVASTIIGVLAQRLVRIICDKCKTPFTPSDAVLEQAGISAEQAATATFMKGRGCGNCQRSGYKGRRGIFELMPMSAKIRELAFEGASTQEIRRAAVGLGMATLYDDGIVKAMKGLTTLEEVFRVAKQVEK
- a CDS encoding type IV pilus twitching motility protein PilT — protein: MATVLIDKLLQAAVKQGASDIHITVGQPPVFRLHGRMRQLDTKSLTPEDTVSLMKSISPERCQRELQESGSADFGFAFSDLARFRVSVFRQRGNISMVLRQIPNSMLTPEQLGLPDKVIELCKRPRGLFLVTGPTGSGKSTTLASVINNINETVDHHIITIEDPIEFYHYHKKSTVNQREVGVDVPSFAEAIRRALRQDPDVILVGEMRDLETIEAAITAAETGHVVFGTLHTNSAAGTINRIIDVFPTNQQDQIRTQLGEGLIGVLSQTLCPRIGGGRCAAYELLNCTSGIKNLIRENKVFRIPSMIQTGAKHGMILMDDSLYNLWKAEKVSQEEALGKAHDPTSLAKRIADARRGLDYEEPAESSAH